A stretch of DNA from Gimesia chilikensis:
GCACACGCTTCATATTCGGGAGTAAAAATCGACTGGTAGTTCGGTCCCAGCGACAGTTTCCCGGCGACTTCCCCCCAGGCGGTTTTGACCTGATGGGGTTTACGGGCGCGGATTGCACGTTGTAACTGATGTTTGCGGATGCCGAGAGTTTCGGTTTCTTCAAACAGAATTCCTTCCAGCTGCTCGGCTGACTCCGGTTTGCAGATCACACTCAGCATCACCGCGGGGCGATCCTTCTTCATCTGGATCGACGTGCTGTAGACATCCAGGGCTCCCGCTGCCAGCAGCTTCTGTTTGGTATGACCGATGATCTCTCCGGAGATGTCATCCAGATTGGTTTCCAGCAGGGTGACATAATCAGTGTGGGCGGGTGTCGCAACTTCGCCGACAAACAGCCTTAACAGGTTGGCTCGCTCCGGGAAGTTCTTGGTTCCCGCGCCATAGCCGATCTCTTCAATCGTCATCGGCGGAAGCATGCAGAAACGATCCACGAGCGTGGAAACAATGGCAGCGCCGGTCGGCGTGGTCAGCTCAGCCTGAATTGGAATGTCCGCCAGCGGAATCCCTTTCAGCAGCTCAGCGGTTCCCGGTGCAGGAACCGTACAGATTCCATGATCGATCTTGATCTGTCCAAAGCCGGTAGGAACCGGGCTGCAGAGAACCTGGTCAACTCCCAGCAGATCAAAGCCGATTGCGACGCCGACGATATCCACGATCGAATCGATGGCTCCCACTTCATGAAAGTGGACTTTGTCGATTGATGAACCGTGTACTTTCGCCTCCGCGCCTGCAATCGCCGAAAACAGCGAGAGGGCCAGCTCGTACTGGCGGGGCGTAAGCTTATCCGACTGCTTCAATATCGTGATGATATCACCCAAATGCCGGTGTGCATGCTGCTCTGGATGTTCGATGGTGACATAGGTCGCGTGAAAGCCCCCCTTGATTGTCGAGGAGAACGTCAGTTTCACGCCGGGCAGTCCCAGGGAATCGATGCCGGCACAAATCTGATCCGGGTCCACACCCGCATCCACGAGGGCGCCGAGGGTCATGTCGCCGCTGATTCCGGTAGAACAGTCTAAGTAAGCAATCCGCACAGTCAGGTATCCAGGGAAAAAGGGTTAAAAACAGGAAGCGAATTCTAAAGATAACGGGCAGGATCTCCAAGATCAATTCGTTGTCAGGCACCGCTGGAGAAACGGGGTAAGTTTATATCTCACAGCAGGATATCAAGCAGCGGCTTCTGCACCCAAGTGGGGAAAACGCAGGAATATCGCGGGTTTCTTGCTGCGAGGATGAAAAGTGTGCCGTGACAGGACGGGCCCTCAACGCTGATAAATGGGCAGGTATTGATATTCGACCGCCAGAGCGAGGACTGCCAGCGACGTCGCATAGACCTTGCCGGCTTCTTTTTCGCTCCCCTTGGTTGCCAGCCAGCTGCCGTCATGCTTCTGCATCTCCAGCAGTTGGGGCATGATCGTATCCCGGGTTTTTTTCCAGTACTCGCCTCCCATCTGGAACATCCCGACACTGCAGTAATACGCCCCGTAGAAATAATAGAATTCATCCGGGTGCAGGGGACGCTGCACGAGATAGTCGCCGGCTTCAAGGGCATCCTTGGTGTGATGCTGCCCGCAGATTTCCAGCGCCAGGATTCCGGTTCCCGTTCGCGTTGCACTGGGGGCACCGCCGGGTTGATAGGCAAAGCCCATGTTGTTCCGTCCCCGACAGTGGCGGACATACGCGACCGCTTTGTCGATCTGATCTGCAGAGATATCACAGCCGATGTTCTTCGCCGCACGCAGGGCCAGCAGCTGCCAGCCGGTCACACTCAGATCGCTGTCTTTACTCGTCTGATTATATCGCCAGCCTCCGGCGTTCCGTTTGTCTTTGGGAACATTCTGGGCTGCAACAATCAGTTTTACCGCCCGTTCCAGAACTTCGCGACACTTTTTCTCCCGTTCACCCGTCAACATCCCGGCCACTTCGGCCAGCATCAGCGTGCTGATCCCATGGCTGTACATCGGCCCATGACTCTTGTGGTGCACCACCAGCCCGTTATCTGCCTGGTGTGCGAGAACCCAGTCGATGCCTCTGTTGATCTGGTCACCATAGGGGCCCTCTTCGGGCACATACCCGGCCGCCATGAATGCCATGATCGCCAGAGAGGTCGCGGCCGTCGATTCACCATAAGAATTAAACGACCAGGCTCCGGAAGGCTGCTGTGTTTTTGATAAAAACTGAATTGCCCGCTGGATACTCTCGTCAGTTTTCTTTTTCTGTGCGTCCAGCTCCTGTGCCCGGCAGAGGGCAGGGGAGAGCAGCATCAGCAGTCCCAGCGGGTAAGCGATCAGCCTGAGTAACATTGAATTATCCTGTGATTGAAATCGAACCGGTCGCTTATTTGCTGTCGGATTTCGATTTGGCGATGGCTTCAAAATAATGTTTGATCAAGCGGGCGTATTCGGGATCAGTTCTGCTTTGCGAGCCTTGCAGAATCTCGGTATCCAGTTCGCCGGGCAGCTCACCCCAGTTTCGATTGGACATGGCTTTCAGCTTCATTTCCAGTTTACTGAAGTCCACATTCGTGCGGGCACCGCCCCCTTCGCTTTCTCCCTGACCCTTACCGGGGGCCATATTGCGGGAAGCGGTCTGGGACTGCTGACCCTTACCGGGATCGGAACCCTGCTGCGCTTTCGACTTCAATTCCGTCGCTGCCTGGGAAAGGGATTCCGCTGCCTGTTTGAGCGATTCGGCCGCCTGCTGCTGGGCAGACTGTTTTCCAGCCTGACCCGATTCTGCCGACTGTTGACTCTGGTTTTTCCCCTGCTGGCCTTGTTGGCTTTCGGAGGATTTCCCATTCTGACCTGATTGGGAATCACCCTGAGCCTGCTGCTGCTCGCCCGATTCGGTTGCTTCCTGTTTCTGGTCGGCTGGATTCGACGAGTCCGGCTGTGACTCGGCATCGCGGGGAACGGATTGCTGCTGTTCGTTTTGAGCCATCAGTTGATCCAGGGCACTTTTGAATTCGGGGTTCTGCTCCATCTGTTGCTGTGCCTGGCGGAGTTGTTGAGCAGCATCGGTGACCTGGTTGCCGACCTTTTCGGGAACCGGCGAATCATTGGCTTGCTGCTTGCGAGACTGCTGTGCCTGTTGGGCGGCAGCCTGTAATGCCTGAGCTGCCTGCTGCGCCTGTTTCGCAGCCTGTGCCAGGTCTTCCTGTTTCAGCTTATCGACCGCCTGTTGCATTGACTGACCAGCCTGTTCAGTCTGCTTGCGACTCTGATCTGCCTGGCGGCTCTCTTTATTCAGTTTAATCGGATCGTTTTCCAGCTTCTGCGAAGCCTCAGAGAACTGTCGCGTTAATTCCTGGGTCTGCTGAGCCAGTGTCTGTTGAGAATTCTGGATCGCTGCCTTCCGTGCCTCTTCCGAATTGGATGCTTCTGCCAGCTTGTTCGCAACTTCGCCCTGCAGTTGTGCCATCCGTTCTGCTTCTTCGAGGAACGCATCCCGTTCGGTATTCTGCTGCTGTTCTTTGCGTGCCTGTTGTGCTTCCTTGATTTCATCCGCAATCTGGGCAGCCCGATTTGCAGCCTGGCTCGCTTCGTGGAACTGCCCCACATTGGCCTGCTGTTCTGCCTGGATCGCTTCGCGTGCCATCTGAGCCGCCTTTTGTGTCGACTCTGATTCGGCGCCAAACTTCTGGGCAGTCTCCAGCAGGAAGTTCGCTGCGGCATCCGCCAGGTTTCGTTGCTCCTGTTGCAGGGCACGCATTTTTTCCTGAGTCGTAGATGGTGCCTGTGCCCGGGCAGGCTCGTTGCTCATGTTGGTTTCGGCAGGCTGACTGTTCGTAGACGGCTCGTTGTTCGCAGCGGCGGTGGCGGCGTTTTGCGGTGCATCACCATTCGCCGGGGCCGCGGGCTGAGCCGGAGGTGTCGCTGCATCGTTGCCCTGAGGTGCTGCACCCTGTGGGGCCGCTGGTTCAGGCGCTTCCGCATCGCGGGGCAGGGGACGACCCGCAGATACCGGGGCCTGCTGCTGCATCGCTTCAGCGAGTTGCTGTTGTGGCTCGACCAGTTGCGATGCCTGGGTGACCAGGGAATCGAGCTGTTTTAACTGAAAGTTGCGGGCAGCATCTACCAGTTCCGGTCGACGATCCAACAGGTCATCCAGGTCTTTCGTCAGACGGGACTGACGGTGTTTCAGTTCGGCCTGTTCGTTTGACAGCTCCTGCTTCATTTCCGGTGTCAGTTTTAACTGCTGATGCGGATTATTCTGTTTCTCAGGCGTCTGGTTATCCGCCTGCTGCGGCTCTTCTGGTTTTTGCATCTGCTGTTTGACCGACTCTACCTTGTCGTTGAACGCCAGCATGTCATTCGCCAGGTGATCGGTCTCTTCCGCCAGACGATCCAGATTGTGCAGATCGTTTTCCAGTTCGACCAGTTTTTCATACTGGCGTACCAGGTCATCGATCTTCTTTTCTGTCTGCTGCATGGCAGCAGGTACCGGTTTGAGTTCCTGCTGCGCCTGTTCTCGATTGTCGGCTGCTGCCGCGGATTTCAGTGTATCGTGGTTTTGGACGAAGTCGTTCCGGGCGAGGTTCTGTGTCTGCTCTGCCAGTTTCTGATAGAGGGGCAGTTCCAGAAATTCATTCGCCACAGTTTCCAGCTGCTGAGCCAGTTTTCGTTCCTGCTTGGTCAGCTCCTGCAAAGACTGTTCATCCTCGGGGGAGAGCGCCTCCTGTTTTTTCTGATCTTTCAGGTCGGCAATCTCTTGCTTGACCTGTTCTTGATGTGTCTTGAATTCCTGCTGAATCTTCTTTAATTCATCCCGCAGTTTCTGCTGCCGGGCTACGACACCTGCCGAAAGCTGCTGCTCTGCATTCTTGTCAATGCCAAAGACACGCGGCGTCGACCAGACCACATTCGGCCCCGGAACTTCGCGATTGTCTGCAGCCTTGATGCGATAGGTAAAGATATCCGCCTGGTCGGCCTGGAGTTCTTTGAGATCGATTTTGAATTCATGGTCCACCGTGGACGTTCCCAGCTTGTCGGCGGGGACTTTGACCACGGTCGCTTTCTCGTCCAGTTTCTGAATCTCCAGTTCCAGTTCATTCACGGCATAATCATCAAGCACTTTGACAGGAACGGAGAATGTCTCACCAGGTTTATAGAACTCCGGTTGATTGTAGAGAGACAGCTCAATTTCCGGTGCGCGATCCTGAGTGATCTTGACCAGATGCTCAGAAGTCTGGTTTTTCAGTCCGCCCTCTTTACTGTGAAACTCAATATGAAAGACAAAGCTCTGGTTGCCAACGGGCAGATCCAGTTGTGCAGTCAGCTGATCCTGACCGATATTCAAAGGTTGCTCTTCGACCGGCGGACGTTCGTTGTTCTCTGCACCAGATGCGTAGTACTGATAAAAGAGTGTGGCCTGACTGATCGGTCGATCGAACGTCAGCTGCAGGGCGATCTGGCTCTGTTCCATCACGCGGATTTCGCTGGGAAGCACCGTCAGCTCCTCCGCCGCCTGTCCGGTATAACGAGGCGGCGTGATGACCACTCGCGTATCGGTGATCGAGGGAGGCTCCGCCACCTGGATGGCATACTGCTTCGTACGGCTCGATCCGCTGGAAATTGAATAGGTAAATCCGCTCAACAGTCGCGAAAACTGAGTTGTGTAATGACCGGCTGCCTGATCGAGATCCATCCGGCGTGAGAACGGTTGTCCTTCCGCGTCTTCCCAGGCAATCCAGACCTCATCGATGGTTCCCGGCTGCTTGGTGTGCCAGTGAGGAGTGGCAATGATCTGCAGGTCCTCGCCGCGGGCCACTGTTCCATCGCCCGGTTCAACTTCGAAATAGAGTGAACTGACCGTCCCGAAATTCCCCCAGGGAACGATACTGCGAGAAATCAGCAACTGGTAAGCGTCGGGCCAGAACAGGAGCGGCGTCAGGAAGATGATAATGGCAATCCCGGCACTCATCACGAAACGCATGGCGCGATCGGAGGGTACCGAATCGGTAATATTGAAGTTCGTCAGCGAAGCGATGGTCTCCCGCGCCAGGCGTTCGCGCATCACGGAGGAACTCGTGTCGTCGTGAGCGACGGAGAGTTCCAGAACAGAAGTCAGTCGTTCGTTGAGAGACGACTGCGATTCCTCGACAATCGCCGCCAGTTCGATGGGGGTCCGCTTATGAAAGACCCGTCGGAGCATACCAAACCAGAGACAGCCCACCAGCACCGTTAATGAAAACGAAGTCAGGGCAATCCGGGCCGTGTTATTCAATGAGAACACAAAATCAAGACTGATCTGGACTGTCACCAGGCAGATCAGAACCAGGATCACAAACCCCAGTCCCCGCAGCAGAGCCAGTGAGCGGATGCGCCGATCCAACTGGCCTAATTGCCGTTTGAGTTCATTGACGAATTGATCTAACTGTCCATCCATAGTCGTTCTCTGAGAGAAGTAGTGATCTGGTCAGGGTTTGCGAGCGATCTGTTCCGTCCATAAATCGCATATCCGGAATGCAGGCCGGATGGGGAGCCGGAACGGAACTCCTGATATTGTAACAGGAAATTCCGTGAAATAGGGATGAAAAAAGGGTGGGAACCCTAAAAACTTTTAAGGCAGACCGTTCAGCTTACGCAGAGCCCATTCGACAGTCAGGATTCCCATGATCAGTACCAGAATCAGCCAGTGATCCCAGAGCGAAACTTCGTCCTGGTTGGAGATTTCCTGGTTCAGATTAGGGATCAGCTCCAGCAACTCGTCGATCGTTCCCGGGGTCAGCAGTTTCCCTCCACTCGACTCAGCCATTTCGGTGAGCAGTTGCGGGTTGGAGGCAAGGTTACCCAGCTCGATCGTTTTGACTTCATGTACAAACAGGGGTGTGACAATCTCCTTGTCGCCTGGCTGCTGAGTCGACGGTTTGAGCCTCAGCTCGTATTCTCCCGGATCCAGCTCGGGGAGGTTCGCTTCCTGCAACTGCGGATTGTTTTTCTGGGTCTGCAGTTCGAATGAAGCGACGATCTGATCCGGCTCCGCGGCCCGGACGATTTCGACGGTTGATTTAATATTCGGATGTTCTTTCAGATACACCTGAGTCCATCGTGCGGTCGCGGTCGCGATTTCGCCGGCGTCGACATCGGTTTTATTCAGACTGAATTTGACGAACTCATTTCCTGCCGAGGCTTTGTTACGGGCGGCCCACCGTGCCAGCTGACCCCAGAAACGATGATGGTAGCGATCTCCCATGCGGAACCGCCAGCGCCAGGTGCTGTCGATCCCAATCCAGATCACCTGTCCCGCGCCATACTGCCTGACCACAATCACGCCATCCCGCTCTTCATTCAACGGCGCATTAAAGGGAGACAGACCATAGGCGAGGACCGTTGCCCCCGGTTTGAGTGTCCCCTGCAGAAACCAGAGGTGGCCCGGCAGATTTTTCCAGATATCCCGATTCACATCCGGAGTGGCATCAAACTGGAACAGGGGCTCCAGCTCTCCCTCGGGGGTCAGAGCCAGGTGCATGCCTCGTTCATTGGGAGGAACTTTGAAATTTGCCTGGTTCCAGTCGACGACACTCAGATCTTTCACGGGCAGCAGTTCGTTCAAAGTTTGCGAACGGTGTTGCAGCGGTAGATATTTTTTGCCTGCCAGCAGTACCAGGGTCCCTCCCTGATCGCCGACAAACGCTTGAATCTGTTTCCAGTGTTCTTCCTGGACATGTTCGGGCGAAACGTCGCCGATAATGATCAGATCTTTGTCGGCAAACGGCTTTGGCTGTTCTGCATTATTGTCAGCCACCTGGTTTGGCTGCGGGGCGTTGATCAACAGCTGATTCGGAAAGAAGGGCTGCGGCAACAGGCCCATATAAGGCTGTTCGAACAGCACCTGCTGCAGATCGATGCGTTTGTCCCGTTCCAAAGCGTTGTGCAGAAAACGGAATTCCCACCGTGCGGTCTCTTCCACCAGCAGCACATGCGATTTGTCATCGACGAAATTGATCGCAAAGGTTTTTTCGTTGTTATCCTCGCGTGTTTCTCCCGGAAGAATGTCCGTTTCCAGCCGGTACTCCTGTCGTCCCGGCTTATCGGATCCCAGTTCAAATTCGAGTAACTGACTTACGCCGGAAGACTTGAAGCGTTTCACCGCCAGTTCCTGATCTCCCTGCATCAATGCCACGCGGACATCCTGTCCCTCAAAACCACTCGTGCCAATGCGGGCTTTAAGTAAAGGCTTGTCGTCTTTGAATGCGGTTTGTGGATAGTCGAGTGCTGATACAGAGATGTCTTTCGGCTGATTCGCCGATCCGAGCAGTACCGGATAGACGGGGACCTTCATCTGCCCCAGTTGTTCTGCAGTCGAGACCGGATCTAACTGGCTATTGTCGCGTCCGTCGGTCAGCAGGACGTAACCGGAAATCGGTGAGTTGCCGGACTCCGAACCGCTGCCCGCCGCTTTCAGGGCCTGTGACAGATTCGAAAGTTCCATGTGCACCTGGTCGGGAACTTCCGCCAGTGAATTCTCCAGGGTTGTCTGTTCGGTGGGGACTGCATCACCGGCAAACAGGACGAGGTCGATGTCGCCGCGCTGTTTTAACTGGTCCAGAATCGGATGCGCGGGATTGGTCAGCAGTTTCTGGGCGATCTCTTTGCGGGACATCTGATCGATCTCGTCAAAAATAGTTTCCAGATTCTCGCGGCGGCTCTCTGCCAGTTGGGTCCGTTTTTCCGGGTTCGCGGTCTCACTCTCTTCGACCCACGCGGGTTCTTCACCCGCTGCATAAGCAGCCTCCCACCGATCGAGTCGTGCGTCGATCTGATCGTTGCCAATCATTTTCAGGGCCCGCGCCAGTTGCAGCTTTTCCAGCTTGCTCGCGTGGCGGTCCTGCGTATTCATACTGTCCGAAACATCCAACGCAACAATCAGGCGGCCTGTTTTTTCGGTATTGAATGACCAGGTAAGTACTGGCTCGAGGAAGGTGAGCAGAATTAGAATCAAAGCGGAGATGCGGAGTGCAATCAGTGCATTGCCGATGCCGTGCGAAACCAGTCGCCGCTCGTAACGGAACAGCAGGATGATGCTGACCAGCACCACCAGCACCGCGCAGACGCTGACAATGGTCCACCCGCTCCATTCGAGGCTGTTAAACTGGAAATGCTTTTCCATCAGTAGGACAACGTTCTTTAATTCAGGTTTCTCTGGAAATTATTGATTCTCTTCCGGGAGCGACACATGTCCTCCCTGTACCAGTCGCCGGGTCAGGAACATCTCCCCAACCATCAGTAGTAAAAAGATCAGCAACAGAAAACGCCAGAATTCGGTCTCCGACACATCGGAGAACATCAACTGTTTCAGTTCGTCCAGCGTTTTGAAAAAAGTAAAGTGATACGAGTCTGTCAGCGATTTCTGCTCGACCTCTGAGAGTGGCGTCAGGTTCGACTCGCTGCGATCAAAGTTCACAACGAATCGATCGGACCTCAGTTCCTGGTTCTGGTCTGATTTTGGATTCAATTGATAGACGCCGGGCAGAGCGGTGTTCGTGCACTGAAAGGTCGCACCATTGACAGCCTGATCGATGGTACCAACTGCTGGTTTCCCGTTGGGATCCAGAAAGGTGAACTGCTCAATGGTCGTCCCACCCGGCACCGGAACCACAATCGGCTCATCCAGTTGCAGGTTGCGGAATACGCGTCCCGAGGAAAGTTCAAATACCGCCTCGTGCAGGAACGGAACATAATCCGGCTTGCTGGGTAGATTGTTCCAGTCCGCATCGAGTGAGGAAGTCATCAGCAGTACACGTCCCCGCGCGTGGTTCATCATTACCAGTAACGGTTTCTGATTGGACAGCCTGGCGATGGACTGAGGGGCTGTCGAAGGACTGGAGTCGGCCGCATCCCCTTGCTCCTCAGCAGGGAGGGCCTCGACATCCAGTAGTGTAAGATCCCACCAGTGATTGAACCGCGCCGCGGTCAAGCCGTTGGCATATTCACCGCGAAAACGTTTCAGCCAGGGAGTCTGCAGGCTGTCAGAGTCGATCTGTATCACGTTACCGAATTCAAGACCCTGGGCGGCTTCCTTTGATTTCAACTCAACGGGGATCAATCCCTCAGCTTTGAATAACTGTCGCTGGTACTGTTCCGGATCGACCTGGTCCCCCAGAGCCAGCATGACGCCACCACCCTGCTGATTGACAAAATCAATCAAAGCTCCCGCCTGCACGTCAGTCAGAGCATCGACGTTTGCCAGGATGACCACCGCCTGGTTCTTCAACAGGTCTGCAGTAAGCTGGTCTTTTTCAATAACCGTGGTCTGAATCCACGGAGTCCGGTTTGTGGGGGCCGTGAGTGCCAGGTTGGCGAAAAAGACTTCACTACGGGTCGGGTCGAAACTGGGCGTGCCATCTACCAGGAGCACGGGCAGTGCGCTGGTGACCTGCAACGCTGCATCCGAACGGTCATCGCCAGGCAGGTTGTCTGGATCAAGGACGACGCTAATGACGTGCGTCCCTTCCTGCTCGAAGCGATGCTGAAACTCGACCGCCGCTTCGCCGTGATTTTCAATTTTGATCGACTGCGTTTTTTCTTTGATCCGCTGACCATCAATTTCGAAATAGACCGGGCAGATCAGTGTCGGCTCCGGACCGTCATAGCGGATGGTGGTCGAAATGCGGACAGGCAGATTTTTGACGCAGACTTCCCGCGAAAGGGTAAGCTGGTCAACACGCAGGTTGGTTTGTAACCCTTCATTTTTTTCGCCGGCAACATTGGTCGCCCAGAGGTCAATCGGAACCGCAGACTGCTGCATCAGATCATTAACCTGATCCCAGAGCAGGGTATCCTGGGGTGTCCAGCCGAACGCCTGGTCGTCGGTCAGCACGATGATCTCGCGTTCGAGGTTAGATGTCTTCCCCAGGATCTGAATCGCTTTGCTGACAGAATTCGCGAGATTCGATTCACCTGCAGGTGGCGGCAACTCGTTCAGCTTCTCGCGGACCATCGCAAAATTATGGGTGGGAGATTCGGTTACCAGTCGCGGTTGATGCCGGGCATCGATAACTGAGATTGTGTCACCCGGATTCAGTTCTTCCAGAAAGCGATGCACCCATTGAATGGCTGCGGAGTGAGGCGTGGTTGTTTCTCCCTCCCAACCCATACTGTAGGAACCGTCGATCACAAAGACGACGTCTCGAGACTGTGTTGAAATGAACTGGGAGAGAAAACCACCGGAAATCCACGGGCGGGCCAGCGCGAAGGTGATCAATGCGACCAGCAGCATGCGGATTGCCAGCAGAAGCCAGCCTTCCAGGCGGATCCGTCGTCGCGTGCGGCGGCCCAGCTCCAGAAACTGCATCGCCCCCCATTGTACGACGTCATATTTCTTGCGGCTCAATAAATGCACCAGTATCGGCAGCGATAATCCCAGCAGGCCGAGAAGCATCATCGGATTTAGGAAATCAAATGTCATGACTGCCTGCTGAGAACGGGTATGGGACTGGAGTAGAGCACGAGGATGGTTTCAAAAGGGAGACAAGCCGCATTATATGGTGAAATCGTTGTAAATGGTATCGCCTGTCTGATTTCCTTTTTCAGGGAGACTTAAGTACAGATTTGCATGGAACAGGTTGGGAATTCCCTGTCCAACGATTATGATGGACTCAACGGCCCTCTGTAAACATGTCCGCCCCCATTTAATTCTGATTCGACCCTCCTGAGAGACCAACGAGGCTGATAGTATGCTGTCCTGTTCTACGAAATTTCTCCCCGTTCTGTTAGTCACGATTTCTCTGTTCTGCAGCGTCCCTGCGATTTCCGCACAGGAAATTCAGCCCGACAAACTGAAGTCGGCTTATGATGTCGTAGTCTATGGGGGAACTTCCGGAGGCATTGCAGCTGCGCTTCAGGCACACCGCATGGGGAAAACCGCACTGCTGATCGAGCCGGGAAAACATCTAGGCGGTCTCTCTTCCGGGGGACTGGGGGCAACGGACATCGGCAACAAAGCTGCGATTGGCGGAATCGCCCGGGAATTCTACGGAAGACTGGGTACGTATTACAGTCAGGATGATTCCTGGGTTTATCAGAAACAGAGTGACTACAAGAGCCGACGCAAAAAAACATCTGAAACCGAAATGTGGACTTTCGAGCCTCACGTGGCGGAAGCGACCTTTGAGCAGATGCTGACCGCGGATCAGGTTCCCTGGCTCAAACAGCAGCGACTCGATCTCAAACAGGGTGTTCAGAAAGCAGACGGACGCATCTCCGCGATCAAAATGGAAGGGGGCCTGGTCGTCAAAGGCAAGGTCTTTATCGACGCGACCTATGAAGGTGATCTGCTGGCGGTCGCCGGCGTCTCTTATCACGTCGGTCGCGAGTCCAACGCCACTTACGGCGAAACATTAAACGGGATTCAGACCCGCAATGCCGTCTTTCATCAGTTCATCAAACCCGTTGATCCCTACGTCGTTCCCGGAGACAAGAGCAGTGGTCTGCTCCCCGGAGTGCAGCAGGAAGGGCCCGGCGGGAAAGACGGAGACGGCGACCACCGCGTGCAGGCTTACTGTTTTCGCATGTGTACCACGGATGTCCCCGAGAACCAGCGGGAATGGGTGAAACCGGAGAATTACGATCCCCAGCGATACGAACTGCTGTTGCGTAACTTTGAAGCCGGCGATCACCGGGTTCCCTGGAATCCGGTTCTGATGCCGAACCGAAAGACCGACACGAATAATAATTTCGCGATCTCGACCGATAACATCGGGATGAACTACGAATACCCCGATGCGGATTACGAGAAACGCGATGAGATTTTCCAGGAGCATCTGACTTACCAGCAGGGCCTGATGTGGACCCTGGCCAACAGCCCCCGCGTACCTCCTGAGGTGCAGAAACAGTTCCAAAAATGGAAACCGACGAAAGACGAATTCCAGGATACCGCAGGCTGGCCCTTTCAACTTTATGTGCGTGAAGCCCGTCGCATGATTTCTGAATATGTCATGAACGAGAAACATTGCACGTCGGAACTCGTCGCCAATGACAGTATCGGTCTGGCCGCATATACAATGGACTCACACAATCAACAGCGGTATGCCATTGATGGTAAGACTCTCAACG
This window harbors:
- a CDS encoding FAD-dependent oxidoreductase, with protein sequence MLSCSTKFLPVLLVTISLFCSVPAISAQEIQPDKLKSAYDVVVYGGTSGGIAAALQAHRMGKTALLIEPGKHLGGLSSGGLGATDIGNKAAIGGIAREFYGRLGTYYSQDDSWVYQKQSDYKSRRKKTSETEMWTFEPHVAEATFEQMLTADQVPWLKQQRLDLKQGVQKADGRISAIKMEGGLVVKGKVFIDATYEGDLLAVAGVSYHVGRESNATYGETLNGIQTRNAVFHQFIKPVDPYVVPGDKSSGLLPGVQQEGPGGKDGDGDHRVQAYCFRMCTTDVPENQREWVKPENYDPQRYELLLRNFEAGDHRVPWNPVLMPNRKTDTNNNFAISTDNIGMNYEYPDADYEKRDEIFQEHLTYQQGLMWTLANSPRVPPEVQKQFQKWKPTKDEFQDTAGWPFQLYVREARRMISEYVMNEKHCTSELVANDSIGLAAYTMDSHNQQRYAIDGKTLNEGDVQVGVPNPYPISYRSIRPRKSECQNLLVPVAMAASHIAYGSIRMEPVFMVLGQSAATAASQAIDADSAVQDIDYPTLRKKLLQDKQILIWTGPRKEPPIRVKSLAGIVVDDRDARSSLGWKKSSSVTPYVGQGYQHDGDTDKGNRKIVFTAEIPQDGIYEVRVYYVPSSNRATNVPYELQTAEGPVTVRVNQRKKPEQGKYQVLGTFLFKSGKQEILTVSNQGTDGHVIVDALQLVPLESK
- a CDS encoding BatA domain-containing protein, with translation MTFDFLNPMMLLGLLGLSLPILVHLLSRKKYDVVQWGAMQFLELGRRTRRRIRLEGWLLLAIRMLLVALITFALARPWISGGFLSQFISTQSRDVVFVIDGSYSMGWEGETTTPHSAAIQWVHRFLEELNPGDTISVIDARHQPRLVTESPTHNFAMVREKLNELPPPAGESNLANSVSKAIQILGKTSNLEREIIVLTDDQAFGWTPQDTLLWDQVNDLMQQSAVPIDLWATNVAGEKNEGLQTNLRVDQLTLSREVCVKNLPVRISTTIRYDGPEPTLICPVYFEIDGQRIKEKTQSIKIENHGEAAVEFQHRFEQEGTHVISVVLDPDNLPGDDRSDAALQVTSALPVLLVDGTPSFDPTRSEVFFANLALTAPTNRTPWIQTTVIEKDQLTADLLKNQAVVILANVDALTDVQAGALIDFVNQQGGGVMLALGDQVDPEQYQRQLFKAEGLIPVELKSKEAAQGLEFGNVIQIDSDSLQTPWLKRFRGEYANGLTAARFNHWWDLTLLDVEALPAEEQGDAADSSPSTAPQSIARLSNQKPLLVMMNHARGRVLLMTSSLDADWNNLPSKPDYVPFLHEAVFELSSGRVFRNLQLDEPIVVPVPGGTTIEQFTFLDPNGKPAVGTIDQAVNGATFQCTNTALPGVYQLNPKSDQNQELRSDRFVVNFDRSESNLTPLSEVEQKSLTDSYHFTFFKTLDELKQLMFSDVSETEFWRFLLLIFLLLMVGEMFLTRRLVQGGHVSLPEENQ